The Sphingomonas sp. OV641 DNA window CCGCGCGCTCCATGCGGAGTAGGCCGACGCGATACTGGTTCTCGAGCAGCTCGCCCACCGAGCGGACGCGACGGTTGCCGAGATTGTCGATGTCGTCGATCTCGCCCTTGCCGTCCTTCAGGTCGACCAGGGTCTTCACGACCGCAAGGATGTCTTCGGTGCGCAGCGTCGTCACCGTGTCCTCGGCATCGAGGTCGAGACGCATGTTGAGCTTGACGCGACCGACGGCCGAGAGGTCGTAGCGATCCGGATCGAAGAACAGACCGGCGAACAGCGACTCCGCCGTCTCCAGCGTCGGCGGCTCGCCGGGGCGCATCACGCGATAGATGTCGGACAGTGCCTGCTCGCGCTCTTCGGCCTTGTCGGCCTTGAGCGTGTTGCGGATCCACGGACCGGTGGTGACATGGTCAATGTCGAGCAGCTCGATACGGTCGATGCCCGCACGATCCAGCTTCTCGAGGTTGTCCGGGCCGATCTCGTCACCAGCCTCGACGTAAATCTCGCCGGTGCCCTCGTTGATGAGGTCGTAAGCCGAATAGCGGCCGTAGATTTCCTCGGTCGGAATGAGCAGGTCGGTGAGGCCGTCCTTGGCCGCCTTGTTGGCGGCGCGCGGGGTCACCTTGGTGCCCGCGGGGAACACCACTTCGCCCGAATTGGCGTCAATCAGATCGAAAGTGGGCTTCACGCCGCGCCAATTCTCGGCCGCGAACGGAATGCGCCAGCCACCTTCGCCACGCACATAGGTGACGCGGTTGTAGAAGTGGTTGAGGATTTCCTCGCTGTTGAGGCCAAGCGCGTAGAGCAGCGCCGTGACCGGCAGCTTGCGCTTGCGGTCGATACGGACGTTGACGATGTCCTTGGCATCGAACTCGAAGTCGAGCCACGAGCCACGGTACGGGATCACGCGGGCGGCGAAGAGATACTTGCCCGACGCGTGCGTCTTGCCGCGATCGTGATCGAACAGCACGCCCGGCGAACGGTGCATCTGGCTGACGATCACGCGCTCGGTGCCGTTGATGAAGAACGTGCCGTTCTCCGTCATCAGCGGCATGTCGCCCATGTAGACGTCCTGCTCCTTAATATCGAGCACCGAGCGGGTTTCCGTATCGGGATCCACCTCGAACACGATCAGGCGCAGCGTGACGCGCATCGGCGCGGCATAGGTGATGCCACGCTGGCGGCACTCCTCAACGTCGAACTTGGGCGGTTCGAGCTCGTAGTTCACGAAGTCCAGCTCCGCCGTGCCGGCGAAGTCGCGGATCGGGAACACGCTGCGCAGCGTCTTCTCGAGACCCGAAACATAGCCGATCGACGGATCGGACCGCAGGAACTGTTCGTAGCTTTCGCGCTGCACCTCGATGAGGTTCGGCATCTGCACCACTTCGTGGATGTTGCCGAAGACCTTGCGGATACGGCGCTTTGCGGTGCCGCCTTCGATCGCCTTGGTTGCCATGTAGCTGTCTGCCTTGGTCTAATTCGTCCGGGCGCAGGACAAGACGCCAAAAGGCCGCTCGTTCTGTATCGAGGATACAAACGGCAGCCTTGAAGCGTCTTATGAAACCACTGACTTCCATCCGTTCGACACGGTGCGCGAGGCCATGTCATTTCCCGAAGCTGTGGTGATCGGCCGGATATAGGCCCGGTGTTGGAGATCGTCAACCAGCGGGGCAATGCCGATGCTGTTGATTGTCGAGCCGCAAGGCGCGTATCGCCGCCATCTTGTCCGTCTTTCCGGCAAGGGCAGGGATCCATGACCGCGATCTTCTCGACTGGCGAGAGACGTGTGCGAAAGGATCTTTGCCTGGCGCGGGGATGACGAGGGTGATTGGAAGAGGGGCGCGCACATGAAGAGACTGTTGCTGCTTGCCGGCGCCACGCTGGCGCTTACGCCTGTCATGGCGCAGCAGACGCCGCCGGCGACCGGCGATGTTCCGGCGAGCTTCGCCTATCCCGTCGACGCACGCGACTATGTGCGCCGCGAGGTGATGATCCCGATGCGCGACGGGACCAAGCTGTTCACCGTGATCATCATTCCCAAGGGCGCAACCAATGCGCCGATCCTGCTGACGCGCACGCCCTACAATGCGGCGGGCCGGGCCAACCGGGTGGCGAACAGCCCGAACATGGCGTCCTTGCTGCCGCAGGGTGACGAGCCGTTCGTGCGCGCTGGGTACATCCGCGTATTTCAGGACATCCGCGGCAAATATGGCTCCGAAGGCGATTACGTCGTGACTCGACCGGTGATCGGCCCGCTCAACCAGACCAAGGTCGATCACGTCACCGACGCCTATGACACGATCGACTGGCTGGTGAACAAGGCGAACCTGCCGGAAACGAACGGCCGCGTGGGAATGCTGGGCTCTTCCTATGAGGGGTTCACCGTCGTCATGGCGCTCTTGAACCCGCACCCCGCGCTGAAGGTGGCTGCGCCGGAGAGCCCGATGATCGACGGCTGGATGGGAGACGACTGGTTCCATTACGGCGCGTTCCGGCTGGCGAACATCGCGTGGCTGGGCAAGCAGACCGGCTTCAAGGGCGCGGGATCGGAGCGTGTTTCCGGCATCTATGACGATTACGAGCAGTTCCGCCGGGTCGGGTCTGCGGGCGCATGGGCGACGCAGTCCGGCTATGCCGACCTGCCTTACTGGCAGCGGATGGTGGCGCACCCGGCCTATGACGGCTTCTGGCAGGGGCAGGCGCTCGATAAGCTGATTGCGGCCAATCCCTCCAACGTGCCGACCATGTGGGAACAGGGGCTGTTCGATCAGGAGGATATGTACGGCGCCATCACCACCTGGGAGGCGCTGAAGGCGAAAGGGAAGGCGGGGAACAACTTCCTGGTGATGGGGCCATGGCGGCACAGCCAGGCGAATTACGACGGCTCCTCCCTGGGCGACTTCAAGTGGAACGGCGATACGGCTACCGAGTGGCGAGAGGATTATCTCTTTCCGTTCTTCGACCAATATCTGCGTGACGGGAAGCCGGCCTTCACCCCGCCGCAGGCGCTGATCTACAACACCGGGGACAACCGCTGGGATAAGCTGTCGCAATGGCCGCTGGCCTGTGACACCGGTTGTGCGGCCCCCATGACCCCGATCTATCTGGGTGAGAACGGCGCCCTGGGATTTCAGAAGGGGCAGGCGGGTGGTGATAGCTATGTCTCCGATCCGGACAAGCCGGTGCCGCACCTGCCGCGCCCGGTGAATTTCGGTGACGGGCGCTGGGGCGCGTGGCTGGTGTCCGACCAGCGATCGGTGGATGGCCGCACCGATGTGATGACGTACGAGACCGCTCCGCTGACCCAGGCAGTACGGGTGTCGGGCGCGCCGATGGCGGACATATTCGCCAAGACGACCGGCACCGACGGCGACTTCGTGGTGAAGGTGATTGACGTCTATCCGGACGATTACCCGAACGAGCCGAAGAAGGGCGGATATCAGCTGCCGATCAGCCTCGACATCTTCCGTGGCCGTTATCGCGACAGCTTCGACAAGCCGACGCCGATCCCGGCGGGGAAGGTGCAGCGCTATCGCTTCCGCCTGCCGACGGTGAACCATGTGTTCAAGCCGGGCCACCGGATCATGGTTCAGGTCCAGTCGTCGCTGTTCCCGCTCTATGATCGCAATCCGCAGAAATATGTGCCGAACATCTTCCTGGCGAAGAAGGAGGATTATCAGAAGGCGACCGTGACGCTGTCGCGCGGCGGCGCGCAGGCAAGCGCAGTGTGGCTGCCGGTGGTGGGTGACGCGCGGACAGCGCCGCGCCCGTAATTGGTTGTCCGGCGTTCAGGTTCGCACGAGTAGCGCAATGAGCATGGCAGGGGTGATGAAGATGCGGTGGGCAGCCGGAGCGGCGGCGCTTTGCGTGGCCGGGGTGGCAAGCGCGCAGGTGCCGCCAACGACGATACCGGACGTGGGCAATTTCAGCCTGCCCGAAACGCCGCCGCGTGCCCAGCCGATCCCGCTGCCCCCTCCGACACCAACGCCGACCCCGACCCCGACCGCTGCGGTGCCGCTGGTGGTGCCGCCACCTCCGCCGCGCGCAGAGGCGCCGCGCCCGCGTGCGACTCCGACCGCCACGCCGGCACCGACGGCGACGCGCGCGCCGGCTCCCGTGCCCCGCGCCACTGCCGCGCCTGGGGTTACGCCGACCCGCGCCGTAGAGCCGGCCCCTGTTCCTTCGCCCTTGCCAGAGGCGTTACCGGCAGAGGGTGTTACGCCTGAACCGGCGCCAGTCGCCGAGGCGGCGCCCGCCGTGATCCTGCCCGAGCCGGCGCCTTCCAATGAGCGACTGAATTGGCTTTGGGGGGTGCTGATCGGCGCGATCCTGCTGGTGGGGGCGGCGCTCTTTGCGTGGCGGCGTCGATCGGCACGACCGGAGGCGCTGCCTGCGCCCGACGAGCCGTTCGACGCGGCGCCGGTAGATCCGGCCGCGGAAGAAGAGTTGGTGGTCGAACAGTCGCCGGCGGAGCCGCGACCTGCTGAGCCGGTGCCGCCCATGGCTGCCGTGCCAGCTGCCGCAGCGCCGCGGTTCCTGGATGTGTCGGACAAGGTGCCGCCCGCGCGGCTCGAGCTTGAGGCGCCGGTGGTGCGCCGCGCGGGCATCAACATGATCACGGCAACGGCTGACCTTACAGTCGAGGTGCGCAACGCGTCGGACGTGCCGGCACGCGGCGTGACGCTGGACGTGCGGCTTGCCAGCGCGCAGCCCAATCAGGATGCGGCCATCGCGGCGATGTTCGCAGGGCCAGTGCCGCGGCCGGCTGCGCCGCCGTTCGACCTGGCACCCGGCGAAAGCCGTCGCGTGCGAACGCTGGTGACGATGGCGCGCGAGTCGATCACCGTGCTTCAGGCGGGCGGGCGGCCGATGTTCGTGCCCGTGGTGGCGATCCGTGCGCTTCACGCTGGCGGGCAGACGGTGTCGGTTCACGCGCTGGGCATCGAGCGGCCGGGACAGGCGAAGCTGGGGCCGTTCTGGCTCGATCAGCCGGGCCGGATGTTCGATGCTGTCGGCGTACGCCCGCACAGCGGGCAATGGTGAGCAGGCATCAGTTCTGCGCCGTCAGCGCGGTGTCCACAAGGTGATGTTGGCGACGCGGGCGCCGGGTCGGTAGCGCTGCATGGCCCGTGCCAGCGGGGGATGGCGGGCGATCCAGGTCGGCCCGGGAACCTCGTCCACCAGGACGATATCGGGGCGATACCGGATGATATCGGCCGCAAGCAGCGCGGCGTCGGCCCGTTCGGCTTGTTCATATGCGCGTCGTGCGGCGGGGGAGAGCGCCGGGCTCTCCAGTTGCTGCCATGCATTGCCCGTCGCCCATTGGTTCCCCCGCGTGCCGACCCATGTGCCGTCGACCCAGCGGGTGAGCGGATGTCCGAGCGAGAAATCGAACGAGACGCCGATCAGCTTCGGATGGGATGGCCCGAGCCGCTGCACCGCATCGCGCAGGGCGGTCGGCTGCGGCACGCGGGCGTAGCTGTAGGTCGCGAACAGCGCGAGGGTGGCGGCGCAGAGCGCACCAAAGGCGCGCGCCTTGCCGGGCCGCGCCAGTTCCAGCGTGATTGCGAGGAGCGCTGACGCGACCGCGGGATAGCCGTGGTTGAGATAGCCCTTGCCCTGCACCAGTCCGGCGAGAGCGAAGCCGGCGGCGGCGAGTAGCGCGACAATCGCGGGTTCGGACGGGCGGGCCCGTGCGAGCCAGAAGGTGAGTACTGCCGCGGTCGCGGGGATCGTTACCATCGTGCCGGTGAGGAGATGATGCCAGCTGTCGCGCCCCGGCAGGTACACCAGTCGGAGCAGCGGCAGCATGTGGGTGAAATACTCAGGAAAGGCGAGCAGCACGAGGAGGAGGTAGCCGGCGCAGACCAGCGCCAGGGTGATCCATTCGGGCGCGCGTGCCGCATCAAGGCTGCGCCGCCGGAGCGCCGACCAGAGCGCGGGCAGAGCAAGCGCGAGGATGAGGTGAGGCTTGATGACGACCATGATCCCCCCCGCGATGCCGGCCGAGCGGGCGTCGGCGGCGCGGACCGGCAGGGCCAACGATCGGCTGACGATCACCGCGAGCATGGGGAGGCCCGCGAGAAGGGCGATGTGTTCGCGCTGCGCGAACAGGTCTGCGGGCAGGATGAGGAGGATGAAGGCGCATGCGGCGCTGACCAGCGTGGCCCGGGCGGGCAGCGGTGGCAGGATGCGGCGGGCGTGGCGCACGGAAAGGAGCGCCAGCACGGCCACCATCGCAACCGTCAGCGCTTCCGGGCGGAGACCGAGCGCCTGCGCGAGCGCGACCGCCGGCACGTAGAGCAGGACCGAGGCGGGCGGGTTCACCTCCTCGATATCGCGATACAGCCGGGCGCCATCGAGCAGTCGCTCGGCGATGGTGATGAGCCAGGAAACGTCGCAGTTCAGCGCGGAAAGTGATTGCTGGATCAGCGCGGCGGCGGCGACGAACGCGATCGCCAGCCATGGCCGCAGCGGCATTCGGCGCGGCGCGGAGAAGGAGAGGGTGCCGGTGATCACTCGCGCGGCACTATCGCCCCAGTGGTTGCGGCGGGGTTACTGCCGCGGCGGCACAGGGAAGAGGTGGAGCGGACAAGAAAAAGGCGGCACCCGCGAAGGCGCCGCCCTTTCTTTCAAGTCGGCCATCAGGGGAACGAGTCCCGCGACATCGGCCGGCCTTGTGCGAGGCGCGCTGCCAGGCAGCGCGCGCCCGCACAGCGGCTTACTTGAGCTCGACGGTCGCGCCGGCTTCCTCGAGCTGCTTCTTGACCTTCTCGGCCTCGTCCTTCGAAACGCCTTCCTTGATCGGCTTCGGCGCGCCCTCGACGAGGGTCTTCGCTTCGGTCAGGCCAAGGCCGGTGATCGCGCGGACTTCCTTGATGACGTTGATCTTCTTGCCACCGTCGCCGGTGAGGATCACGTCGAACTCGGTCTTCTCTTCAGCGGCCGGAGCAGCTGCGCCGCCACCAGCTGCCGGAGCTGCTGCAACCGCTGCTGCGGCCGAGACGCCCCACTTCTCTTCGAGGAGCTTCGAGAGCTCAGCCGCCTCGAGGACGGTCAGTTCGGACAGCTGGTCAACCAGCGCGTTCAGGTCTGCCATGATAGTCTTCCTTTAAATCGATCGAATGAAACGATGCTGCCTGAAGGATCAGGCGGCTTCCTTTTCCGAGTAAGCTGCAAGCACGCGCGCGATCTGCGCGGCGGGCGCCTGGGTGATGGTCGCCAGCTTCGTGGCCGGAGCCACGATGAGACCGACGATCTTCGCCCGGAGCTCGTCCAGCGACGGCATCGTCGCAAGCGCCTGAACGCCTGCCACGTCGAGCTTGGTCGCACCCATTCCGCCGCCGACGATCTCGAACTTGTCGGTCGTCTTGGCGAATTCCACGGCTACCTTGGCAGCCGCAACGGGATCGACCGAAGTCGCGAGACCGACCGGGCCGGTGAACATGTCACCAAGCTCGTTATAGTCGGTGCCGTCGAGCGCGATCTTGGCAAGCTTGTTCTTCGAGACCTTGTAGACGGCGCCGGCCTCGCGCATCTTCGTCCTCAGCTGCGTCGACTGGGCGACGGTGAGGCCGAGGTTGCGGGTGACGACCACCACGCCGACCTCGGAGAAGGTCTGCTTGAGTTCGGCGACGGCTGCGGCCTTTTGAGCACGATCCATGCCATTCTCCACACTTTGACCGCACCCCGAAGGCTGCGGCCGGTTACGATCCACCTGCGGCAGACGCCGCAGATAGTTGTCCAAGGGCACCCCACCAAAGTATGACTTTGATGGGACCCGAGCGATGGGGAATGGGAAGCGTCGCATGGCCAGGCCATGCGGCAGACCGGAGCACGCGGACGCGCTGCGGTGAAATCCTGTCCCCGTCTCGGCGGGGCATTAAGGGCGCGAACACCCACCCGCTGTCTCGGACGGCGCCGCACACCAGAGGGGTACGGCAAGCGGCGCCCTTTAGCGGAATGACGCGCCACGTCAAGTGTCTTCAAAATGGCATGAAACCGCAATCGATTCGTCGCGGCCGTGCCATGCGGCCGTCACTCGCCCCCGCCAGAGGCGCTTCAAAGCCTTTGATAATTGGGGGAACCATGACCGACTCGCGCTTCACCTATGACGATGGCGACATCGACACCAACAATGCCGCCAACCCGCATCTGAACGAACTGATCGCCCAGCGTTATTCGCGCCGGCAAACGCTGCGTGGCGGGTTGACCGCGATGACGACGGCGGTGTTCGGCGGCGTGCTGCTGGCGGGCTGCGACGATGACGACGACCTTCTGCAGCGCGAGAGCGTCTCGGTGTCGACCGGCCAGTCGGCCACGGCGACCGCCGGTAAGACGGTGACGCTGCAGGGCACCGCAAGCTCCACCGCGCGCACCGTGGGCTGGACGCAGGTGAGCGGCCCGACCGTGACGCTGACCAACGCCAACACCGCCACCGCCAGCTTCACGGCGCCCGCCGTGAGCGCGGCGACGCCGCTCGTCTTCCGCTTCACCGGCGCGACCGGCATCGGCGACACGGCAACGGCCGACACCACCGTCACCGTATCCCCGGCAACGCTGGACTTCACCGCGGTGGCGAAGAACCGCAACGACCTGGTCACCGTGCCGGCCGGCTATGCCGTGACGGTGCTGTATCGCCTGGGCGATCCCATCAATGCCAACACTCCCGCTTATGCCAATGACGGTTCGGACACGAACTTCGGCGCGCGGGCGGGCGACCATCACGATGGCATGAGCTTCTTCGGCCTGGCTGCCAGTGGCGCGACGCGCGACGCGTCCAGCAGCACGCGCGGCGTGCTGGTGCTGAACCACGAGAATATCACCGAAAGCTACCTGCACTCGCGCGGGCCGACGAACACGGGCGGCGTGCGCCCGGAGGCGGAAGCGATCAAGGAAATCGAAGCGCACGGCGTTTCGGTGATCGAAGTAACGCGCGGCGCTTCCGCGTGGAGCTATGTCCAGGCGTCGGCGCTCAACCGCCGCATCACCCCGAACACGCCCATGGCGTTCAGCGGCCCGGCAAAGGGCAATGTGCTGCTGCGCACCGTCTATTCCACCGACGCCACCAAGGGCCGGGGCACCATCAACAATTGCGCCAACGGGACGATGCCCTGGGGCACCTATGCAACGGCGGAAGAAAATTGGGCCGGATATTTCCGGCGCGATCGCGGCGACGCGGCCGTCCGCGTCACCGCCGGCCAGGCCAAGCAGAACACCAGCCTGGCCCGCTACGGCATCTCCGAAGGCCGCGCCGGCAATTACGGCTGGACCACGGTGACCCCGGCGGATTCGTCCAACACGCTGTTCCGCAAGTGGAACATTACCGCCACCGCCGGTGCGGCATCGGACGGCACGCAGGACTTCCGCAACGAAGCGTTCCAATACGGCTGGATCGTCGAGATCGACCCCTATGACCCCGCCTCCACGCCGCGCAAGCGCACCGCGCTTGGCCGCATGAACCACGAAGGCGTCGGCCCGGGCCGCATGATCGCGGGCGTGAAGCCGGCCTTCTACATGGGTGACGACGCGCAGGGCGAGTATATCTACAAGTTCGTTTCCGCGACGGCATGGACGGCGGCCGATGCGAATGCCGCCGACCGCCTGGCGATCGGTGACAAATATCTCGACACGGGCACGCTCTATGTCGCGAAGCTGAATGCCGACGGCACTGGCCAGTGGCTGCCGCTGGTGTTCGGCACCGGTCCGCTGACCAGCGCCAACGCCACCTATCCGTTCGCCGACCAGTCCGACGTGCTGGTCAACACCCGCCTGGCGGCGGATCTGGTGGGCGCGACCAAGATGGACCGTCCGGAATGGACCGCGGTGAACCCGGCGAATGGCGAGATGTATTGCACGCTCACCAACAATTCGTCGCGCACCCCCGCCACCGTCGATGCGGCCAATCCGCGCGCCTATGTCGATCCGCGCACCGATGGCCGCTCGACCACCGGCAACGCCAACGGACATGTCATTCGCTTCCGCGAAAATGGCGACACGACCGAGGCGACGGCGTTCACCTGGGACGTTTATGCCTTTGGCTCGGGCAGCGATCTGGACAAGGACAACATCAACCTGTCGGGCCTCGACGACACCAATGACTTCTCATCGCCGGACGGGCTGTGGTTCAGCCTGCCGTCGAATGTCGCGGGACAGGTCAATCCGGTGATGTGGCTGCAGACCGACGACGGTGCGTACACCGACGTCACCAACTGCATGATGCTCGCTGCCATTCCCGGCAAGGTCGGCGACGGTGGCACCAAGACGATCACCAACACCACGCCGGCTGGCACCAGCACGGCCACGACGCGCGTCGGCAAGGCGCCCGGCGCGACGCTGAAGCGCTTCCTGGTCGGCCCGAAGGAGTGCGAGATCACCGGCATCACCTCCACGCCGGACGGCAAGGCGCTGTTCGTCAACATCCAGCACCCGGGTGAGGGCGGCGGACCGGACAACATCACGTCGAGCTGGCCGGCCTCGCAGACCGGAACGCCGACGACGCCAAGCCGCCCGCGCTCGGCGACGATCGTGATCACCCGCACCGACGGCGGCCTGGTCGGGATCTGAAAGGTCCAGCTCAGCTAACAATGGATCCCTCTCCCCAGCGAGAGGGACCCTTTTTGTTGGGCGCGGCACCTGCCGGATCGTCATCCCGGACTTGATCCGGGATCCATCGTGCGGCGCACGCTGTGGCTGGTTGGCGCGCGCAGCACTCGCGGCTGGTTGGATCCCGGATCGAGTCCGGGATGACGATGGTGTCCGGGGGAGGGCGTTGGTGCCGCTACCGATCCGTGCGGATCGCCCCGGCCTCACGCACTGCCGCCAGCGTCGGCCAGCCGTTGACGGCCATCAGCAGGTCCGCCTCCGCCAGAATGCACTTCAGGACATGGGCGCAGCCCTGCGCGCCGCCGAGCGCCAGGCCGTAGCTGTAGGGGCGGCCGATGCCGACCATGTCAGCGCCGAGCGCGATCGCCTTCACCACATCGGTGCCGGAGCGGATGCCGCTGTCGAAGAATAACGGCACGCGGCCGGCCACCGCCTCAGCCACCGCCGGCAGCATATCGATCGCCGCAATGCCGCCATTCGCCTGCCGCCCGCCATGGTTGGAGACGTAGATGCCGTCCGCGCCGCCGTCGATCGCGCGGCGCGCGTCTTCGGGGTGGCAGATGCCCTTGAGGACGATCGGCAGGCGGGTGATCGACTTCAGCCAGGGGAGGTCGTCCCAGGTCAGCACCTTGCCGAACGTGGCGCCCCAGGTGCCGATGGCGGTGCGAAGGTCCTCCTCGGGCGCCTTGCCGCCCAGCATGGCGCGGAAGCGGGGATCGATGAAATAGTTCTGCAGCACGTGGCCGCGCAGCTGCGGAAAGTTGGACGGGTTGAGGTCGCGCGGGCGCCAGCCGGTGACCCAGGTGTCGAGCGTGACGATGATCGCCTTATACCCCGCCTTTTCCGCGCGCGAGACGAGGCTTTCGGCCAGGTCCTTGTCGCGGGGCGTGTAGAGCTGGAAGAAGGCGGGCGTGTCGCCGCAGGCGGCGTGGACGTCCTCGAGCGGATCGTTGGAGAGGGTGGAGGCGGTGAGCGGGACGCCGGTGGCGGCGGAGCCCTGCGCGGCGGCGAGGTCGCCGTGCTGGTCCTGTGTCATCATGCCGGTGACGCCGATCGGCGCCATGAATACGGGCGATGGCAGCGACAGACCGAAGATCGAGGTGGAAAGGTCGCGATGCGTGGTGTCGACCATCATCCGCGGCACCATGCCCCAATGGCGGAAGGCGCGGGCGTTCTCGTCCTGCGTGAACTCGTCGCCGCAGCCGCCCTGGACATAGGTGAGGACATGCGGCGGAAGCGCGGCCTGCGCACGCTTCTCCAGCGTCGCGAAATCGACGGGCAGGGTGGGGACGATGCCGGAAAGGCCGGCGCCGTAGATCTGGGTCTGGAGGTCGCCGTAATGCGGCATGGGGTTCGCTCTCCTGCTTTTGCTGGCAGTGTCGCGGGGGAGAGGCGTCCTGTCCACCTTCGTTGAGAAGCGTAATCATGTCCCGGCCGATCGTCATCCCGGACTTGATCCGGGATCCAAGTCTCCCCGGGCGCTGTCACCTGTCGCTCTAGCGACAGCGTTCGCGGCACCATGGATCCCGGATCAAGTCCGGGATGACGGCGAGGCTTGAAGAAAGGACAGTCTGCCTCATCTCACCCGATCAGGCGTTCGTAGAGCTTGATGTAATCGTCCGCCATCCGCTCCACGCTGAAGCGTTCCGCCACCCGCTTCCGGCAGGCGGAGCGGTCTATGTCGCCGATGCGGGCGATGGCTTCCACCGCTTCCTCCACCGTATCGACGAGGAAGCCGGTGACGCCGTGTTCGATCAGCTCGGGCATGGAGCCGCGGTTGAAGGCGATCACCGGCGTGCCGCAGGCCATTGCCTCCACCACCGAAAGGCCGAAGGGTTCGTCAAAGCCGATGAGGTGGAGGAGCGCGCGGGCCTCGCCGAGCGCCCGGGTTCGCGTGTCGCCACCGACCACGCCGCGGAAGATCACGCGGTCATTGTCGATGTGCGGGGCCACGTCCCGTTCGTGATAACCCTGGTCCTGCACCAGGCCGGCCATGATGAGGCGCTTGCCGGCCTGTTGCGCAGCGGCGATGGCCGCGTGTGGGCCTTTATCGGGGTGGATCCGGCCGAAGAAGAGCAGGTCGTCGCTGCCCTGCGCATCGAACGGGAAATCGCCCAGTGGAATGCCGTGATGGATCGTCGCGGCGTAGCTGAGCGATGGGTGGCGATCGGCGTCGCTGATCGAGACGTAATGCACGTGGTCGTCGTAGCGCTGGTACACCGGCACGATCCGTTCGGACGAGAAGCCGTGGATCGTTGTCAGCATCGGCGTGTCGATCAGGCGTGACCAGGCGAGCGGCATGAAATCGGCCTGGTTGTGGATGAGGTCAAAGTCGTCGGCGCGTTCCATGCAGTGCGCGATGTGCATCGCCTCCCAGACCTTGGCATCCAGGTGCGGCGGTTCGGAATAGCCGCGCGGGGCGACGCCCTCCAGCCTGCCGGCGGTGTGCGAGTTCCGGGTGGCAAAGAGCGTGACGTCGACACCGCGCGCGATCAGCGCCTCGGTCAGCAGGCTCGTCACCAATTCCCACGGGCCATAGCCGGTCGGGGGCGTCGACCAGGAAATCGACGACAGCATGGCGATACGCATCAGGCGAGTAGCTCCACGACATAGGCCTCATCGGCATCGATCGTGCCGTCGAACATGTCTCGCGTTCCGGTCGCGACGATGATCCGGCCGGGGCGAGTGGCGCCAGGCAGCGTTACCTCGCGCGGCTCGCTGCCGAGATTGAGGACGACGAGCAGCCGCTCGTCGCCGTGCTGGCGCTCGTAGGCGAGGATATCGGGCGCGGCCTCGCGCAGTGTCATGCGGCCCAACGAGAGGGCGGGGCTGGCGCGGCGCGCGGCGAGAAGGCGGCGGTAGAGCCGCAGCATCGAGGCCGGGTCTTCCTCCTGCGCGGCGACGTTGCGGGTGCGCCAATCGGGGTGAAGCGGCAACCACGGTTCGACGGTGGAGAAGCCGGCATTGGAGGACGCATCCCACGCCATTGGCGTGCGCGACCGATCACGGCCAAGGCCCATGCCGGGCTGACGCAGATCCTGCGGATCGCGGATGCGGTGGGGCGGGATGTCGACGGTGCCGATGCCGATCTCGTCGCCCTGGTAGAGCGTCGGCGTGCCGCGCAGGGTGAGGAGCAACATGGCGGCGACGCGGGCTTGGCGCTCGCCAATGCGCGCGGCGATGCGCGCGGCATCATGGCTGCCGATCACCCAATTCGGCCAGCCGTGGTCGGGAATGGCGGCATCATAGCCAGCGATCAGCGCGGCGAGCGTGTCGCGATCCCATGGATTCTCGATCAGTTCGAAGTTGAAGGGG harbors:
- a CDS encoding PhoX family phosphatase → MTDSRFTYDDGDIDTNNAANPHLNELIAQRYSRRQTLRGGLTAMTTAVFGGVLLAGCDDDDDLLQRESVSVSTGQSATATAGKTVTLQGTASSTARTVGWTQVSGPTVTLTNANTATASFTAPAVSAATPLVFRFTGATGIGDTATADTTVTVSPATLDFTAVAKNRNDLVTVPAGYAVTVLYRLGDPINANTPAYANDGSDTNFGARAGDHHDGMSFFGLAASGATRDASSSTRGVLVLNHENITESYLHSRGPTNTGGVRPEAEAIKEIEAHGVSVIEVTRGASAWSYVQASALNRRITPNTPMAFSGPAKGNVLLRTVYSTDATKGRGTINNCANGTMPWGTYATAEENWAGYFRRDRGDAAVRVTAGQAKQNTSLARYGISEGRAGNYGWTTVTPADSSNTLFRKWNITATAGAASDGTQDFRNEAFQYGWIVEIDPYDPASTPRKRTALGRMNHEGVGPGRMIAGVKPAFYMGDDAQGEYIYKFVSATAWTAADANAADRLAIGDKYLDTGTLYVAKLNADGTGQWLPLVFGTGPLTSANATYPFADQSDVLVNTRLAADLVGATKMDRPEWTAVNPANGEMYCTLTNNSSRTPATVDAANPRAYVDPRTDGRSTTGNANGHVIRFRENGDTTEATAFTWDVYAFGSGSDLDKDNINLSGLDDTNDFSSPDGLWFSLPSNVAGQVNPVMWLQTDDGAYTDVTNCMMLAAIPGKVGDGGTKTITNTTPAGTSTATTRVGKAPGATLKRFLVGPKECEITGITSTPDGKALFVNIQHPGEGGGPDNITSSWPASQTGTPTTPSRPRSATIVITRTDGGLVGI
- a CDS encoding CocE/NonD family hydrolase — encoded protein: MKRLLLLAGATLALTPVMAQQTPPATGDVPASFAYPVDARDYVRREVMIPMRDGTKLFTVIIIPKGATNAPILLTRTPYNAAGRANRVANSPNMASLLPQGDEPFVRAGYIRVFQDIRGKYGSEGDYVVTRPVIGPLNQTKVDHVTDAYDTIDWLVNKANLPETNGRVGMLGSSYEGFTVVMALLNPHPALKVAAPESPMIDGWMGDDWFHYGAFRLANIAWLGKQTGFKGAGSERVSGIYDDYEQFRRVGSAGAWATQSGYADLPYWQRMVAHPAYDGFWQGQALDKLIAANPSNVPTMWEQGLFDQEDMYGAITTWEALKAKGKAGNNFLVMGPWRHSQANYDGSSLGDFKWNGDTATEWREDYLFPFFDQYLRDGKPAFTPPQALIYNTGDNRWDKLSQWPLACDTGCAAPMTPIYLGENGALGFQKGQAGGDSYVSDPDKPVPHLPRPVNFGDGRWGAWLVSDQRSVDGRTDVMTYETAPLTQAVRVSGAPMADIFAKTTGTDGDFVVKVIDVYPDDYPNEPKKGGYQLPISLDIFRGRYRDSFDKPTPIPAGKVQRYRFRLPTVNHVFKPGHRIMVQVQSSLFPLYDRNPQKYVPNIFLAKKEDYQKATVTLSRGGAQASAVWLPVVGDARTAPRP
- the rplL gene encoding 50S ribosomal protein L7/L12, with translation MADLNALVDQLSELTVLEAAELSKLLEEKWGVSAAAAVAAAPAAGGGAAAPAAEEKTEFDVILTGDGGKKINVIKEVRAITGLGLTEAKTLVEGAPKPIKEGVSKDEAEKVKKQLEEAGATVELK
- the rplJ gene encoding 50S ribosomal protein L10: MDRAQKAAAVAELKQTFSEVGVVVVTRNLGLTVAQSTQLRTKMREAGAVYKVSKNKLAKIALDGTDYNELGDMFTGPVGLATSVDPVAAAKVAVEFAKTTDKFEIVGGGMGATKLDVAGVQALATMPSLDELRAKIVGLIVAPATKLATITQAPAAQIARVLAAYSEKEAA